The Toxorhynchites rutilus septentrionalis strain SRP chromosome 3, ASM2978413v1, whole genome shotgun sequence genome includes a region encoding these proteins:
- the LOC129774297 gene encoding golgin subfamily A member 6-like protein 7, translating into MDSEKRDCLMCNAPNEICDMVQCDTCELWAHYSCAGVTEAVKEKEWNCSKCVNTLQAPKIRKTTRSDAKKTTGLKTKSDCGSSVGSVSESVGTLEDSLRKLEKEQRAKEKALEEEMILREKRLEMERALQEKRRQREKEFMEKQLQQDRELKERQLQEEREMLENELAEEKSFQDRRKRMFDDFLKAKKAVSEPALDDESAVGDAKEENETFTEKKVKFWLKKQSVTKNYPPTSSKQEDQIAGPSKQQDQIAGPSKQQDQIAGPSKNVPVTREENKEDVAESEDEDDDDTEDDSEEEVGEAELQLSREERELLARLLTGKKQKQPSVKKQQSSTKKQQQRRSQQMDVCVQKLSREQIAARQAFSKNLPVFRGEPELWPIFISSYEYTTQACGFSNLDNLKRL; encoded by the coding sequence ATGGATTCGGAAAAAAGAGATTGCCTGATGTGCAATGCTCCCAACGAAATCTGCGATATGGTGCAGTGCGATACGTGCGAGCTGTGGGCTCATTACTCGTGTGCTGGCGTTACGGAAGCAGTGAAGGAGAAGGAGTGGAACTGCAGCAAATGCGTTAACACGCTGCAGGCTccgaaaattcggaaaactacAAGGAGCGATGCCAAAAAGACGACAGGACTGAAAACGAAGAGCGATTGTGGATCGTCCGTTGGGTCTGTTTCGGAGAGCGTCGGAACGCTTGAAGATTCGTTGAGAAAATTGGAGAAGGAGCAGCGTGCGAAAGAAAAAGCCTTAGAGGAGGAAATGATCCTGCGTGAAAAGCGACTCGAAATGGAAAGAGCTCTGCAGGAAAAACGTCGACAAAGAGAGAAAGAGTTTATGGAGAAGCAACTGCAGCAGGACAGGGAATTAAAAGAGCGTCAGCTGCAAGAGGAGCGCGAGATGCTGGAAAATGAATTGGCTGAGGAAAAATCCTTTCAAGATCGACGCAAAAGGATGTTCGACGACTTCTTGAAGGCGAAAAAGGCCGTCTCAGAACCGGCTCTTGACGACGAAAGCGCTGTCGGTGATgcaaaggaggaaaatgaaACGTTCaccgagaaaaaggtgaaatttTGGTTGAAAAAACAGTCTGTCACGAAAAACTATCCACCGACTTCATCGAAGCAGGAGGATCAGATAGCTGGCCCCTCCAAACAACAGGATCAGATAGCTGGTCCGTCCAAGCAACAGGATCAGATAGCAGGTCCGTCCAAGAATGTTCCAGTTACACGTGAAGAGAATAAAGAAGATGTAGCCGAAAGTGAGGATGAAGACGATGATGACACCGAAGATGATAGCGAGGAAGAGGTGGGTGAAGCAGAGTTGCAGCTGTCTCGAGAGGAAAGGGAGTTACTTGCTCGTCTGCTGACCGGAAAAAAGCAAAAGCAACCGTCGGTGAAGAAGCAACAATCGTCGACGAAGAAGCAGCAACAAAGGCGTTCGCAGCAAATGGATGTATGTGTCCAGAAGTTGTCCAGAGAACAGATAGCCGCTCGACAAGCCTTCTCCAAAAACCTGCCAGTTTTTAGGGGTGAACCAGAGTTGTGGcctatttttattagtagttacGAGTACACCACGCAGGCGTGTGGGTTCTCAAATTTGGACAACCTGAAGCGGTTGTAG
- the LOC129774298 gene encoding uncharacterized protein LOC129774298 produces MLLTKVRGAQAPKADRLESFIQFGITVKQLCDHLEAAHLSDHLNNPMLVNELVDKLPSNYKLEWVRYKRQNRGTPLRVFTDFMNDIVSDVSEVSEFSALSLSEVSSSEKGNPKKKEFLHVHGSIPNESEVLTMSKTLKPCWVCKRTDHKLRFCDDFKKLSVIDRLKTVEQHKLCALCLNNHGKSRCNFKVRCNVVGCQGEHHPLLHRAEGTVQLLNVECHAHGLLNRAVIFRMVPITLYFGNYAIDVLAFLDEGSSTTLVEEFVINELNAEGVIEPLVVTWTGNVKRYENQSKKVDLKLSARGSREIFPLKNVRTVEVLKMPNQAMQFEKIGSRYPHLKGLPVLSYALEEPRIIIGLDNLYVFAPLETRVGEPGQPIAVRSKLGWTIYGPETPAAVVVAENYVNVHSIEPISNEDLHEMLRTQYLLEDTGSLCIAVPESIDNLRARKILESTTLRIGNRFETGLLWREDKRRFPDSYPMAVRRMKALEKKMERNPELQQNIHQQIEEYEAKGYAHKVTKKELAGTEKNAVWYLPLNVVLNPRKPGKVRLVWDAAASVDGISLNTELLKGPDMLQSLPSVINQFRERRIAFGGDIQEMYHQIRIRAEDKQAQRFLFRSNPADVPTVYVMDVATFGASCSPCSAQFIKNFNALEFATEFPRASDAIVQKHYVDDYYDSVDTIEDAIDLAKQVKHIHSQGGFRIRNWVSNSKQFLKAMGEQRVNPTVHFSRDKNTHTERVLGIVWEPNEDVFLFSTAEREEYQPVLQGVKRPTKRIVLSCVMAMFDPQGLLSPFTVFGRMLVQDLWRTGCGWDDEIDEESFQKWVRWTKVLPMIEAIRIPRSYFGDVRRDQLEDLQLHVVSDASKGAYGCAAYFRAVIGGTIRCVLVTSRVKVAPLKPISVPRLELQAAVLAARVAFAVRNGHSFSIRQQFFWTDSTTVLSWIRSDQRNYKEFVGLRIGEILTRTNLSEWRWVPTKMNVADQLTKWTRDPEVNSTSSWFTGPRFLYLPEADWPKQKLPRPDTEEELKAHLHVHDVQLPASVIDVNRISKWTVLVRTMACVFRFVSNCRKKVKGLPLETLKPTEKQMKKIIPIAHAVSRTPLKQEEFQQAEIWLMRMAQSDEFSDELKILIKNSKLPIEAWLEIEKTSFLYKITPLIDENNLLRMDGRAGPADFLPFDLRFPVVLPKDHAVTWKIVQHYHERFAHGYRETVKNELRQRFVIPQMGSIVAKVAKACIQCKVTKSRPRCPRMAALPVQRVTPFQRPFSFVGLDYFGPITVSLGRRSEKRWVVLFTCLVIRAVHLEIAYSLTTQSCLMAITRFVSLRGPPLEIFSDNGTNFKGASRELLDQLHSINEECAGELTSAQTKWSFNPPASPHMGGVWERLVRSTKTVLETIDDGKRLTDEILATVIAEAAEIINSRPLTYVTQESENLEALCPKHFLRGMAPNEPRLNAPPVNPAVALRDSYQRSQEIVENLWKRWIKEYIPSINQRTKWFGEATNLKRGDLVYIVEGGKRKCWVRGIVEEPIVAGDGRVRQAWIRTNSGVLKRATAKLAVLEINEGDAGPDVAIGPGSRAGACCGQNRRADEDVPVAM; encoded by the coding sequence ATGTTGTTAACAAAGGTGCGCGGCGCTCAAGCTCCGAAAGCCGATCGTCTGGAGTCGTTCATCCAGTTCGGAATCACGGTGAAGCAACTATGTGATCACCTTGAGGCAGCTCACCTGTCGGACCATCTTAATAATCCGATGTTGGTGAACGAACTAGTCGACAAACTTCCGTCCAATTATAAACTGGAATGGGTCCGGTATAAGAGACAGAATAGAGGAACGCCGCTACGCGTTTTCACTGATTTTATGAACGACATCGTTTCCGATGTGTCGGAAGTGTCCGAGTTCTCGGCGCTCAGTCTGAGCGAAGTTTCGTCTTCCGAGAAAGGAAACCCAAAGAAAAAAGAGTTCCTTCATGTTCACGGTTCAATCCCGAATGAATCCGAGGTTCTGACGATGTCAAAGACGCTCAAGCCTTGTTGGGTTTGCAAGAGAACAGATCACAAGTTGCGATTCTGTGACGATTTTAAAAAACTCAGTGTCATAGATCGACTGAAAACAGTGGAGCAACATAAACTCTGCGCGCTGTGCCTAAATAaccacggcaaaagtcgatgcAACTTCAAAGTTCGATGTAATGTCGTCGGATGTCAAGGAGAACATCATCCTTTGCTGCATCGAGCCGAGGGAACCGTCCAGCTGCTTAATGTTGAGTGTCATGCTCACGGACTATTAAATCGTGCCGTTATCTTTCGTATGGTGCCAATTACACTCTATTTCGGAAACTACGCGATAGATGTTCTGGCCTTTTTGGACGAAGGTTCATCCACAACACTTGTAGAGGAGTTCGTAATCAACGAATTGAATGCGGAAGGAGTTATTGAACCGTTGGTCGTTACGTGGACGGGCAATGTAAAGCGCTACGAGAATCAGTCGAAGAAGGTGGATCTCAAGCTCTCGGCTAGAGGATCCCGTGAAATATTCCCGTTAAAGAATGTACGTACGGTGGAAGTGTTAAAGATGCCGAATCAAGCGATGCAGTTTGAGAAGATCGGAAGTCGTTATCCACATTTGAAGGGGTTGCCAGTATTGAGTTACGCTTTGGAAGAACCTCGTATTATAATCGGTCTAGACAACTTGTACGTATTCGCTCCTTTAGAAACGCGCGTCGGCGAGCCTGGTCAGCCGATCGCCGTTAGGTCTAAGTTAGGGTGGACCATCTATGGGCCAGAAACTCCTGCAGCAGTTGTCGTTGCGGAAAATTATGTGAACGTTCATTCCATTGAACCGATCAGCAACGAGGATCTCCATGAGATGCTGCGGACCCAGTACTTGCTGGAGGACACCGGTTCTCTTTGCATCGCAGTCCCAGAGTCCATTGACAACCTTCGCGCACGTAAAATTCTCGAATCAACGACGCTACGGATCGGCAATAGATTCGAAACGGGTCTACTGTGGCGTGAAGACAAGAGAAGATTCCCGGACAGTTATCCGATGGCGGTCCGACGGATGAAGGCGCTAGAGAAAAAAATGGAGAGAAATCCGGAGCTTCAACAAAATATCCACCAACAGATAGAGGAGTATGAGGCGAAGGGTTACGCGCATAAAGTAACGAAGAAGGAGTTAGCTGGAACAGAGAAGAATGCGGTGTGGTATCTTCCCTTGAATGTGGTGCTCAACCCACGAAAACCTGGCAAAGTTCGTCTAGTGTGGGACGCAGCAGCCTCGGTGGATGGCATTTCGCTCAACACCGAGCTACTAAAAGGTCCCGACATGTTGCAGTCTCTGCCGTCGGTGATCAACCAGTTTCGCGAACGGCGAATCGCGTTCGGTGGGGACATACAAGAAATGTACCATCAGATACGCATACGGGCGGAAGATAAACAGGCTCAGCGGTTTCTGTTTCGGTCTAATCCTGCCGATGTTCCGACAGTGTATGTCATGGACGTGGCTACGTTTGGGGCTTCCTGCTCCCCCTGTTCGGCGcagtttatcaaaaatttcaacgCATTGGAATTTGCGACTGAGTTTCCACGAGCCTCGGATGCGATCGTTCAAAAGCACTACGTGGACGATTATTATGATAGTGTGGACACCATCGAAGATGCTATAGATCTAGCGAAACAGGTGAAACATATTCACTCTCAAGGTGGTTTCAGGATCAGGAACTGGGTGTCCAACTCCAAGCAGTTTCTGAAAGCGATGGGTGAACAGAGAGTGAATCCTACTGTCCACTTCAGCCGGGACAAAAACACGCACACTGAGCGAGTTCTGGGAATCGTGTGGGAGCCCAACGAggatgtttttttgttttcgaccGCCGAACGAGAAGAGTATCAACCAGTTCTGCAAGGGGTTAAACGACCAACCAAAAGGATCGTGTTGAGCTGTGTCATGGCGATGTTCGACCCTCAAGGTCTGCTTTCTCCGTTTACCGTATTTGGTCGCATGTTAGTTCAAGACCTGTGGAGAACTGGCTGCGGATGGGATGACGAAATCGACGAGGAGTCATTTCAGAAGTGGGTTCGCTGGACAAAAGTGCTGCCGATGATAGAAGCGATCCGAATTCCCCGAAGTTACTTCGGAGACGTCAGAAGGGACCAACTCGAAGATCTTCAACTGCACGTGGTGTCTGACGCTAGTAAAGGTGCGTACGGGTGTGCGGCCTATTTCCGAGCTGTGATTGGTGGAACGATCCGGTGTGTGTTGGTGACTAGTCGGGTGAAGGTGGCACCATTAAAGCCAATATCCGTTCCTCGACTCGAACTACAAGCGGCAGTATTGGCAGCTAGGGTGGCCTTTGCGGTGAGAAACGGTCATTCATTCAGTATTAGGCAGCAGTTTTTCTGGACGGACTCAACGACCGTGCTTTCGTGGATCAGATCTGATCAACGCAATTACAAGGAGTTTGTTGGTCTTCGCATTGGAGAAATTCTAACCCGGACAAACCTCTCGGAATGGCGTTGGGTTCCTACGAAGATGAACGTCGCAGACCAGCTAACTAAGTGGACGAGAGATCCTGAAGTAAATTCTACGAGCAGTTGGTTTACCGGGCCTAGATTCCTGTATCTGCCAGAAGCAGATTGGCCGAAGCAGAAGCTGCCGCGTCCAGATACCGAGGAAGAATTGAAAGCACATCTACATGTCCATGACGTACAGCTTCCCGCCTCTGTTATAGATGTAAATCGTATTTCGAAGTGGACGGTCCTGGTAAGAACGATGGCTTGCGTGTTTCGGTTTGTATCAAATTGCCGGAAAAAGGTGAAGGGGTTGCCGCTAGAAACGCTGAAACCGACAGAAAAGCAGATGAAGAAGATTATTCCGATTGCCCATGCGGTGTCACGGACGCCACTGAAACAGGAAGAGTTCCAGCAGGCGGAAATTTGGCTAATGCGGATGGCACAATCGGATGAGTTTAGCGACGAACTGAAAATTCTTATAAAAAACTCGAAGCTTCCAATCGAGGCGTGGTTGGAAATCGAGAAAACCAGTTTCCTCTACAAGATAACTCCTCTCATCGATGAAAACAACCTTCTGCGCATGGATGGCCGAGCGGGACCAGCTGATTTCCTGCCGTTCGATCTTCGATTCCCGGTGGTGCTGCCGAAGGACCATGCCGTCACCTGGAAAATCGTGCAGCATTATCACGAACGGTTCGCCCACGGTTACAGAGAAACCGTGAAAAATGAATTGAGACAACGATTTGTGATCCCGCAAATGGGTAGTATTGTGGCGAAAGTAGCCAAAGCTTGTATCCAGTGCAAGGTCACCAAGAGCCGTCCAAGATGTCCTCGGATGGCTGCGTTACCAGTGCAGCGAGTAACTCCTTTCCAGCGACCGTTCAGCTTCGTGGGGCTCGACTACTTTGGGCCGATAACAGTGTCGCTCGGTCGCCGAAGTGAGAAAAGGTGGGTCGTTTTGTTCACGTGCTTGGTAATTAGGGCCGTTCACCTCGAAATAGCATATTCTCTGACAACGCAGTCGTGCCTGATGGCCATTACACGCTTCGTCTCTCTTCGAGGGCCGCCGTTGGAAATATTTTCGGACAATGGCACTAATTTCAAAGGGGCCAGTAGGGAGTTGTTGGACCAATTACACAGCATCAACGAAGAATGTGCAGGAGAATTGACATCGGCTCAGACGAAGTGGAGTTTCAACCCTCCAGCCTCACCCCACATGGGAGGAGTTTGGGAGAGACTTGTCCGTTCAACGAAAACAGTACTCGAAACAATTGACGATGGAAAGCGATTGACGGATGAAATCCTGGCAACTGTGATAGCCGAAGCGGCGGAAATTATAAACAGCCGCCCGCTTACATATGTTACGCAGGAATCGGAAAACTTGGAAGCCCTTTGTCCCAAACATTTCCTTCGCGGTATGGCTCCAAACGAACCGAGGCTCAATGCACCTCCTGTGAATCCAGCAGTAGCCCTGCGGGATTCATATCAGCGATCACAGGAGATAGTCGAAAACTTATGGAAGAGGTGGATAaaagaatatattccatctATAAATCAGCGTACCAAGTGGTTTGGTGAAGCAACGAATTTGAAGCGAGGTGACTTGGTGTACATTGTTGAGGGGGGAAAACGAAAATGCTGGGTGCGCGGAATCGTTGAGGAACCGATAGTAGCTGGAGATGGAAGAGTACGTCAGGCCTGGATCCGTACAAACAGTGGTGTACTGAAGCGAGCGACAGCGAAGCTTGCAGTGTTAGAGATTAATGAGGGTGACGCTGGACCGGATGTGGCCATCGGACCAGGTTCACGGGCCGGGGCATGTTGTGGTCAGAACCGCAGGGCAGATGAAGATGTCCCTGTCGCAATGTGA
- the LOC129777788 gene encoding zinc transporter ZIP1, with translation MNLSGISDVYQHGLQQNPIDVLAPESTVSIGKNQAKLLAIVALGIGSFVAGILPLFIAQRNRDRFPGLISFLLCFGAGVLLATALVHMLPEVRDALKEYAEIVFCLGFFLIYTVDECSHLCGLSGHGHGHEHERKASAVRRLSRDSTGGDIDGGRSYGTSEETTLLTKSESSIQIPQRTSECEVGPSAQVMGTGSNESLPQVTMASVKPAEQVTGVFSLLLALVVHSLLEGLAIGVQSTAPGVLLLLGAVSAHKYVVAFCLGVEICSNGSRNQYSHIVQILIFSVGSVAGIAVGMVLDDVGETFNMVIPVLQGIAGGTLLYVTVSEVLPRERSKRGDNYTRQLGLLQLIAVILGFTVMSTLSLIISEK, from the exons ATGAATCTCTCCGGTATAAGCGATGTGTATCAGCATGGGCTTCAGCAGAATCCGATTGATGTTCTTGCCCCAGAAAGCACGGTCAGCATTGGAAAGAACCAAGCCAAACTGTTAGCCATTGTTGCGCTGGGAATCGGAAGCTTCGTAGCAGGGATATTACCACTGTTTATTGCCCAGCGTAATAGAGATAGATTTCCAGGTCTGATCTCCTTTCTGCTGTGCTTTGGAGCAGGTGTACTGCTCGCCACCGCCTTAGTTCACATGCTGCCCGAAGTGCGTGATGCCCTGAAAGAGTACGCCGAAATTGTATTTTGTCTCGGATTTTTCCTCATTTATACCGTTGATGAGTGCAGCCATTTGTGTGGCCTCAGTGGACATGGGCATGGACATGAGCATGAGAGGAAGGCGTCTGCAGTTAGACGACTAAGTCGAGACTCGACCGGTGGAGATATTGACGGTGGTAGAAGTTACGGTACCAGCGAAGAAACAACGCTGCTCACTAAAAG TGAAAGTAGTATCCAAATACCACAGCGAACCTCGGAATGTGAGGTTGGACCGAGCGCACAAGTAATGGGAACGGGCTCCAACGAGAGTCTGCCACAAGTGACGATGGCATCAGTAAAACCGGCCGAGCAAGTGACTGGCGTATTCAGTCTACTATTGGCTCTAGTCGTCCATTCGTTACTTGAAGGTCTAGCCATAGGCGTCCAGAGTACCGCACCCGGGGTACTTCTTCTTTTGGGCGCTGTTAGTGCACACAAATACGTTGTGGCATTCTGTCTTGGAGTCGAGATCTGCTCTAACGGCAGTCGAAATCAGTACTCCCATATTGTGCAAATTTTGATCTTCTCTGTTGGATCTGTGGCCGGAATAGCAGTGGGAATGGTGCTAGATGATGTGGGTGAAACGTTCAACATGGTGATACCGGTGTTACAAGGCATCGCCGGTGGAACCCTGTTGTACGTCACAGTCAGTGAAGTTCTTCCGCGGGAGCGTTCGAAACGTGGTGACAACTATACGCGACAATTAGGCCTTCTGCAGCTAATTGCAGTTATCTTAGGGTTTACGGTGATGTCTACTTTAAGTCTTATTATATCGGAAAAGTAA